The following proteins come from a genomic window of Brevibacillus antibioticus:
- a CDS encoding Maf family protein has product MTKKNVPLILASSSPRRRELLQTLGLSFTVITSDVDETTAEHLSASEVVEELSLRKAKEVASRLTEGVVLGSDTVVVLDDQILGKPVDEMDAYRMLSMLQGQEHTVYSGVALIDVETGRAEVSHSLTHVRIRALTEQEIKSYIATGEPMDKAGSYAIQGIGATIVEGINGDYFTVVGLPLGLTSTLLTRFGMPIL; this is encoded by the coding sequence ATGACGAAAAAAAATGTTCCTCTCATTCTGGCTTCATCTTCGCCGCGTCGAAGGGAGCTTCTGCAAACTTTAGGCTTATCATTTACCGTCATCACCAGTGATGTAGATGAGACGACAGCAGAGCATTTATCTGCGAGCGAAGTAGTAGAAGAATTGTCTTTGCGCAAGGCCAAGGAAGTGGCTTCTCGCTTGACGGAAGGCGTCGTTTTAGGATCTGATACGGTAGTCGTTCTTGATGACCAAATACTGGGCAAGCCTGTTGATGAAATGGACGCATATCGTATGCTGTCCATGCTCCAGGGGCAAGAGCACACCGTTTATAGTGGAGTCGCCTTGATAGATGTGGAGACAGGCCGTGCGGAAGTCTCACATAGTCTTACACATGTAAGAATTCGAGCTTTAACAGAGCAAGAAATCAAGTCGTACATTGCGACAGGTGAGCCGATGGATAAAGCGGGCTCATACGCCATTCAGGGTATTGGAGCCACGATCGTGGAAGGAATAAACGGTGACTACTTCACTGTTGTTGGTCTTCCGTTAGGCCTGACGTCTACTCTTTTGACACGTTTTGGGATGCCAATATTGTAA
- a CDS encoding DUF4321 domain-containing protein: MGKETLTLVFLLVSGLLFGSIIGEILSPWLPFLTKSKEITWSPAADLEILKYELNFQVKLNLASIGGLALAFWIHRRIK, translated from the coding sequence ATGGGGAAAGAAACGCTTACTCTCGTGTTTCTGTTGGTGAGTGGTCTTTTGTTTGGCAGCATTATCGGGGAGATTTTAAGTCCCTGGCTACCTTTTTTGACCAAGAGCAAAGAGATTACTTGGTCGCCTGCGGCAGATTTAGAAATTTTGAAGTACGAACTGAACTTTCAGGTAAAACTAAATCTAGCCAGTATCGGAGGCTTAGCCCTCGCATTTTGGATACATCGACGAATAAAGTAG